In one Saccharibacillus brassicae genomic region, the following are encoded:
- a CDS encoding extracellular solute-binding protein: MTGKARRGVIKKAMGAAIATVMGVGLLSGCGGGDASTNEGAAAGANGERVTLKVEVFDRGNSPSPYTITNNWLTQYVQKEFGDPNNIDVEFVPVQRSEETTKLNVLMASASDVPDIVFVYDSSVFYRYAQQGGLTDVGELIKEHGPNLQKYLGDETLKFGQLEGKQFAIPGKRAITARYNSYIRQDWLDKLGMKAPTTTDELYETLKAFKEKDPAGLGSKNIPMGMALAPAQYETLIYSFIKPVQGDLTYSQRYELPLHEGFKDSMQFLNKLYNEGLISPDFSLDEEKEQLVKDFQNGNVGYMSEDVGQILYADGMLDNLTKNMPDSKVVALDAYTNANADGKHIKSRYGPNGMYIMIPQSSKRSVEAVKYLDWMTSENNLLTMSTGVEGENYDLVDGIPVVKEDAPQETKDRVYNGGDMAIMANGKVIGDQEMNEKAWIAGFPKNNQELMRQSIDIANTDTVGPIVFDRPIEAESKYGTALNDKLKIVIVQSAMAKPDQFEAVYEREMKDYMNIGGTALKEELEQAMQEKK; the protein is encoded by the coding sequence ATGACAGGCAAAGCACGCAGAGGGGTCATTAAAAAAGCAATGGGAGCCGCAATCGCTACCGTAATGGGGGTCGGACTGCTCTCCGGCTGCGGAGGCGGAGACGCTTCTACCAATGAAGGAGCGGCAGCCGGCGCGAACGGCGAACGGGTCACGTTGAAAGTGGAAGTGTTCGACCGCGGCAACAGCCCGTCTCCGTACACGATCACGAACAACTGGCTGACGCAGTACGTACAAAAAGAATTCGGCGATCCGAACAACATCGACGTGGAATTCGTTCCTGTCCAGCGTTCCGAAGAAACGACCAAGCTGAACGTGCTCATGGCAAGCGCCAGCGACGTGCCGGATATCGTGTTCGTCTACGATTCCAGCGTATTCTACCGATATGCGCAGCAGGGCGGCTTGACCGACGTCGGCGAACTGATCAAGGAACACGGACCGAACCTGCAAAAGTATCTGGGCGACGAGACGTTGAAATTCGGCCAGCTCGAAGGCAAACAGTTCGCGATTCCGGGCAAAAGAGCGATCACGGCCCGTTACAACTCGTACATCCGCCAGGACTGGCTGGACAAGCTGGGCATGAAAGCGCCGACGACGACAGACGAGCTGTACGAAACGTTGAAAGCGTTTAAAGAAAAAGATCCGGCCGGTCTCGGCTCCAAAAATATCCCGATGGGCATGGCGCTCGCGCCGGCTCAATACGAAACGCTTATCTATTCCTTCATCAAGCCGGTTCAGGGCGACCTGACGTACAGCCAGCGCTACGAGCTGCCGCTGCACGAAGGCTTCAAAGATTCGATGCAGTTCCTGAACAAACTGTACAACGAAGGGCTGATCAGCCCCGACTTCAGTCTCGACGAAGAAAAGGAACAGCTCGTCAAAGACTTCCAGAACGGCAACGTCGGCTACATGTCGGAAGACGTGGGACAGATCCTGTACGCGGACGGCATGCTGGACAACCTGACCAAAAACATGCCGGACAGCAAAGTCGTGGCGCTTGACGCTTACACGAACGCCAACGCGGACGGCAAGCATATCAAATCGCGCTACGGTCCGAACGGCATGTACATCATGATTCCCCAAAGCAGCAAACGTTCGGTCGAAGCCGTCAAATATCTGGATTGGATGACGTCCGAGAACAATCTGCTCACGATGTCGACAGGCGTGGAAGGCGAAAACTACGATCTGGTGGACGGGATTCCGGTCGTCAAGGAAGATGCGCCGCAGGAAACGAAAGATCGCGTCTACAACGGCGGCGACATGGCGATTATGGCCAACGGCAAAGTGATCGGCGATCAGGAAATGAACGAAAAAGCATGGATTGCCGGCTTCCCGAAAAACAATCAGGAGCTGATGAGACAATCGATCGATATCGCGAACACCGATACGGTTGGCCCGATCGTGTTCGATCGTCCGATCGAAGCGGAATCGAAATACGGTACGGCGCTGAACGACAAGCTCAAAATCGTGATCGTGCAGTCCGCCATGGCGAAACCGGATCAATTCGAAGCGGTGTACGAACGCGAAATGAAAGATTACATGAACATCGGCGGTACCGCGCTCAAAGAAGAATTGGAACAAGCGATGCAGGAGAAGAAATAA
- a CDS encoding polysaccharide deacetylase family protein: MLTLENRYQHRFLIVHADDFGMCHSTNRAIVELWERGAITSTTLMANCPWALEAAAAVSWDPQLDVGVHLTSTSEWELYKWGPLLRQPGAETLTDALGYFPADTRHMPEVDAAALRAELNAQIAFAKTIGIDPTHLDNHMGSLRGAHHRLLIELGAEHGLPVRFSEYPDYASGDEAEIAALCRQLGVLHPDRVIGLPFTYADEEDYGFAREHVRSLLRDLQPGVTELLFHPSLETDELKAITDSWPYRLYDYRLFLDPEVRRVLADESIELIGWRELRELQRAEVR; the protein is encoded by the coding sequence ATGCTTACGTTAGAAAACCGGTACCAACACCGCTTCCTGATCGTGCATGCCGACGATTTCGGCATGTGCCATTCGACCAACCGCGCCATCGTCGAGCTGTGGGAGCGCGGCGCCATCACTTCGACGACGCTGATGGCGAACTGCCCCTGGGCGCTCGAAGCGGCGGCCGCCGTCTCGTGGGACCCGCAGCTGGACGTCGGCGTCCATCTGACGTCGACCAGCGAGTGGGAGCTGTACAAATGGGGACCGCTCCTGCGCCAACCGGGCGCGGAGACGCTGACGGACGCCCTCGGTTATTTCCCTGCCGACACCCGGCATATGCCGGAAGTGGACGCCGCCGCGCTTCGCGCCGAGCTGAACGCCCAGATCGCGTTCGCCAAGACGATCGGCATCGATCCGACGCATCTGGACAATCATATGGGCAGCCTGCGCGGCGCCCATCACCGGCTGCTGATCGAGCTTGGTGCGGAGCACGGGCTGCCGGTTCGCTTCTCCGAATATCCCGACTATGCGAGCGGCGACGAAGCGGAGATCGCCGCGCTGTGCCGGCAGCTCGGCGTGCTGCATCCCGACCGGGTGATCGGCCTGCCGTTCACCTACGCCGACGAAGAAGATTACGGCTTCGCCCGGGAACATGTGCGGTCCCTGCTGCGCGACCTGCAGCCGGGCGTGACCGAGCTGCTGTTCCATCCGTCGCTGGAGACGGACGAACTCAAAGCCATTACCGACAGCTGGCCTTACCGGCTGTACGATTACCGGCTGTTCCTCGATCCCGAAGTACGCCGCGTCCTCGCGGACGAGAGCATCGAGCTGATCGGCTGGCGCGAACTGCGCGAGCTTCAGCGCGCGGAGGTGCGCTGA
- a CDS encoding sugar phosphate isomerase/epimerase family protein, translating to MNDHGASRGDTKGSPFGDKGQYSFSTCWNIRRQPGGRAMIEEIAALGFRRVELNYNVTREMLEEIEPMIERGEIGVSSVHNTFPHTPDPDYGTDSVLLGFDDEARRLKAVSLLVESAEYAHRYGGEAVVVHPGEVPIDPADVKRLEKLYHEAGRESQAYRAAWAVFLERRESAAGGYLQRIVASLDEACNLAASKGLNVRFGIETRSRPNQMPTLAEAKTVIEALRGAPVGIWYDTGHAIMMDRLGLYDSVGEMDGLMDHIVGVHIHETIGLSDHWCPYVHSGDPHFYDAYLPMIERAAVKVYELKAACLPEEIEAGHRLLTDKLAKRAAQAGR from the coding sequence ATGAACGATCATGGAGCAAGCCGCGGGGACACCAAAGGCAGTCCATTCGGCGACAAAGGGCAGTATTCGTTCTCGACCTGCTGGAATATTCGCCGCCAGCCGGGCGGACGGGCGATGATCGAAGAGATCGCCGCGCTCGGCTTCCGCCGGGTGGAACTGAATTATAACGTGACGCGGGAGATGCTCGAAGAGATCGAACCGATGATCGAACGCGGGGAGATCGGCGTGTCCAGCGTGCACAATACGTTCCCGCATACGCCGGACCCCGATTACGGCACCGATTCGGTGCTGCTCGGCTTTGACGATGAAGCTCGCCGGCTCAAAGCGGTATCGCTGCTCGTCGAATCGGCGGAGTACGCACACCGTTACGGCGGCGAAGCGGTCGTCGTGCATCCCGGCGAAGTGCCGATCGACCCTGCCGACGTCAAGCGGCTGGAGAAGCTGTACCACGAGGCCGGCCGGGAATCGCAAGCGTACCGCGCCGCCTGGGCCGTGTTCCTCGAACGGCGGGAAAGCGCCGCGGGCGGCTATCTGCAGCGGATCGTCGCAAGTCTCGACGAAGCATGCAACCTCGCCGCTTCCAAAGGGCTGAACGTCCGTTTCGGGATCGAGACGCGTTCGCGTCCGAACCAGATGCCGACGCTCGCGGAAGCGAAGACGGTCATAGAAGCGCTTCGGGGAGCGCCGGTCGGCATCTGGTACGATACGGGCCATGCGATCATGATGGACCGGCTCGGTCTGTATGACAGCGTGGGCGAGATGGACGGGCTGATGGATCATATCGTCGGCGTCCATATCCACGAGACGATCGGATTGTCCGATCATTGGTGTCCGTATGTGCACAGCGGCGATCCGCACTTCTACGACGCGTATCTGCCGATGATCGAACGCGCCGCAGTGAAAGTATACGAACTGAAAGCGGCATGCCTGCCGGAAGAGATCGAAGCCGGCCACCGGCTGCTGACGGACAAGTTGGCGAAGCGGGCGGCGCAGGCCGGGCGCTGA
- a CDS encoding carbohydrate ABC transporter permease: MSSRTSNRIFDIVNITFVSLFVLFCLLPFVHMIAVSLSSNRAITSGEVTLLPVEFNWSAYTQVFSDQSMLTSLGFTVLLTLATTLLCMLFTIAAAYPLTKGNLKGRKFFMYLIVITMFFSGGIIPEYLLIRDLHMLNSVWALILPGLVSPFNLIILITFFKNIPPSLEESAEIDGSSYMHTLLKIVLPLSMPVMATLALFYAVGRWNGFQDALMYITDPQIYPLQLKLFQMVQNNMVTELTQMEGANRTALTPEALKAATVVFATVPILCVYPWLQKYFVSGVMLGAVKG, translated from the coding sequence ATGAGCTCACGCACTTCCAACCGGATTTTCGATATCGTCAATATCACGTTCGTATCGTTGTTCGTCCTCTTCTGCCTGCTGCCTTTTGTGCATATGATCGCGGTCTCGCTCAGCTCCAACCGGGCGATCACGTCGGGCGAGGTGACGCTGCTGCCTGTCGAGTTTAACTGGAGCGCCTATACGCAGGTCTTTTCCGACCAATCGATGCTCACTTCGCTCGGCTTCACCGTCCTGCTGACGCTCGCGACGACGCTGCTGTGCATGCTGTTCACAATCGCCGCGGCGTATCCGCTGACCAAAGGCAATCTCAAAGGGCGCAAATTTTTCATGTACCTGATCGTCATCACGATGTTCTTCAGCGGCGGCATCATTCCCGAGTACCTGCTGATCCGCGATCTGCACATGCTCAATTCCGTCTGGGCGCTTATCCTGCCGGGACTCGTCAGTCCGTTCAACCTGATCATCCTCATTACGTTCTTCAAAAACATTCCGCCGAGCCTGGAAGAATCCGCGGAAATCGACGGCAGTTCGTATATGCACACGCTGCTCAAAATCGTGCTGCCGCTGTCGATGCCGGTCATGGCGACGCTCGCCCTGTTCTACGCGGTCGGCCGCTGGAACGGGTTCCAGGACGCGCTCATGTACATCACCGATCCGCAAATCTATCCGCTGCAGCTCAAGCTGTTTCAGATGGTGCAGAACAATATGGTAACCGAGCTGACGCAGATGGAAGGCGCCAACCGCACCGCCTTGACGCCGGAAGCGCTCAAAGCGGCCACCGTCGTCTTCGCCACCGTTCCGATCCTGTGCGTCTATCCGTGGCTGCAAAAGTATTTTGTCAGCGGCGTGATGCTCGGAGCGGTCAAAGGCTGA
- a CDS encoding ABC transporter ATP-binding protein → MPMSKMGTPAMGRMKFDENLEKPDLSPAMLRRIAAYFIPYRKRTLAVLAVLVVTSLLGLLPPLLIQQIVDRALPGKDMRLLSWLVLASLGATIASGTLGVLQSYLNTYISQHIVYDMKNKMYRHLQSLPLSFFSNVKQGEVITRMTSDIAGIQGVFSGTLVSFASNVLILGSTAVTLFIMNWKLALLSLCVLPLFAAPTRRMGRVRWKFAKQTQEKLAQQNRIVEETLGISGYLLMKLFARESREYESFREANAETTRLQIREATAGRWFMMLVGTFGSIGPMLIYLYGGYLFIQGELTVGAIIAFVALLGRLYGPVGQLTNLYVDIKRSVALFQRIFEYFDIVPDIADGPDTLPRYADNGSANLPEAADGGIEFRGVGFAYRPDKAALRGISFAAQPGTITALVGPSGAGKTTITQLIPRLYDVGEGQVLIGGADVRSLTLESLRSNIGLVTQDTYLFNGSIRENLLYADESADEQRLIAACRAAYIHDFIEGLPDGYDTLVGNRGIKLSGGEKQRIAIARVLLKNPPVVILDEATSALDTRSEHYVQQAMQSLLRGKTGIVIAHRLSTVRGADQILVVDNGTIAERGRHEELLALGGLYKELHDKQFAAREGT, encoded by the coding sequence CCATGCTGCGCCGGATCGCGGCTTATTTTATTCCTTACCGCAAACGGACGCTTGCCGTGCTGGCCGTGCTCGTCGTCACTTCGCTGCTCGGCCTGCTGCCGCCTCTGCTGATCCAGCAGATCGTCGACCGGGCGCTGCCCGGCAAAGACATGCGGCTGCTCTCGTGGCTCGTGCTGGCTTCGCTCGGAGCGACGATCGCGTCGGGCACGCTCGGCGTGCTGCAAAGCTATCTGAACACGTATATTTCGCAGCATATCGTATACGACATGAAGAACAAAATGTACCGCCATCTGCAAAGCCTGCCGCTGTCGTTTTTTTCCAACGTCAAGCAGGGCGAAGTGATTACCCGCATGACGAGCGATATCGCGGGCATTCAGGGCGTGTTCAGCGGAACGCTCGTCAGCTTCGCCAGCAACGTGCTCATTCTCGGTTCGACGGCGGTTACGCTGTTCATCATGAATTGGAAACTGGCCCTGCTCAGCCTGTGCGTGCTTCCGCTGTTCGCCGCGCCTACCCGCCGCATGGGACGCGTCCGCTGGAAATTCGCCAAGCAGACGCAGGAGAAGCTCGCCCAGCAAAACCGGATCGTCGAAGAAACGCTCGGAATCAGCGGCTATCTGCTCATGAAGCTGTTCGCCCGCGAATCGCGCGAATACGAAAGCTTCCGCGAAGCGAACGCGGAGACGACCCGGCTGCAAATCCGCGAAGCGACGGCCGGACGCTGGTTCATGATGCTCGTCGGCACTTTCGGTTCGATCGGCCCGATGCTGATCTACCTGTACGGCGGCTACCTGTTCATTCAGGGCGAGCTCACGGTCGGCGCGATCATCGCTTTCGTGGCGCTGCTCGGCCGCCTGTACGGTCCGGTCGGCCAACTGACCAACCTGTACGTCGATATCAAGCGCTCCGTCGCGCTGTTCCAGCGCATTTTCGAATATTTCGATATCGTGCCGGATATCGCGGACGGTCCGGACACTCTGCCGCGCTATGCGGACAACGGCTCGGCGAACCTGCCCGAAGCCGCGGATGGCGGCATCGAATTCCGCGGCGTCGGCTTCGCCTATCGGCCGGACAAGGCTGCGCTGCGCGGCATTTCTTTTGCGGCCCAGCCCGGCACGATCACGGCTCTGGTCGGCCCAAGCGGCGCGGGCAAGACGACGATTACGCAGCTCATTCCGCGCCTGTACGACGTGGGCGAAGGCCAGGTCTTGATCGGCGGCGCCGACGTGCGGTCGCTGACGCTGGAATCGCTGCGCTCGAATATCGGGCTTGTGACGCAGGATACGTACCTGTTCAACGGCTCGATCCGCGAGAACCTGCTGTACGCGGACGAGAGCGCGGACGAACAGCGTCTGATCGCCGCCTGCCGGGCCGCCTACATCCACGATTTTATCGAGGGACTGCCGGACGGCTACGATACGCTTGTCGGCAACCGCGGCATCAAGCTGTCCGGCGGCGAAAAGCAGCGGATCGCTATCGCGCGGGTGCTGCTCAAAAACCCGCCGGTCGTCATTCTCGACGAAGCGACGTCGGCGCTCGACACCCGCTCGGAACATTACGTGCAGCAGGCGATGCAGTCGCTGCTGCGCGGCAAGACCGGTATCGTCATCGCGCATCGGCTGTCCACCGTACGCGGCGCGGACCAGATTCTCGTCGTGGACAACGGAACGATCGCGGAGCGCGGCCGGCACGAGGAACTGCTGGCGCTCGGCGGACTGTACAAAGAGCTGCATGACAAGCAGTTCGCGGCCCGGGAAGGCACTTAG
- a CDS encoding helix-turn-helix domain-containing protein gives MSRTWYRRLLLSYFPIFLLTVTILIFTSFVFVNDISRQETQKADRAASRYLVDEVDRAVRETEMSVLDTVESTSAYKAYFGGAEIGDTTDVYTIARSLRNLTDGSPYLESVYLYDHRNDSVLTQSGRTGTDGFFDAAWLARIDSDKLAPGWQPLREYKPDLSARNPVRVLTINKDMPLPFGSEGTLVINVKMSAIERLVDTRVNEKLSFLNITGPGGAGIYQAHSEPSGEGRTLNELKLDRLNWTFLSGIKAGSLFGWVSVISYLWVAIAVGTVLCAIVYLIYITRRNYKPVQVIMNRIEAHQIRTMDQGEARTDELKMIDGVLESLIHHTQDYEQKSRENQLLQRSRLFTELLRSERTEQAVERLTALSPLEGVSESSRFAVVVHEIEKYESVFRDRYTRGDQNALKFALMNVFQELVRGSGLRAWAEWIGGDRLAVVFLVEEEGPETTEALRSLAESYQTWVTSHLRLSLRCGIGPVVQGPEQIGASFEAAESVMRHKLLMSGDIVQAGAEESSPRLLETYKYLQTIAELVKQFRMSNGQWRDQLERLFEEFERDFVQDEAIRSLIRALLQMLRREVAVMSDALQEALSEEQTVVFEQRLLEADTLDEVGGLLSDYLTDLFRLYISASETKSYRAMVSEMKAYIEEHFANPDLSLKHLSDRFQVSGKYASYLFKTEFGMKFVDFVTELRMKEAERLLLESECPLQDIALKVGYANAITFGRVFKRISGITPGDYRRQKRNLPPVEN, from the coding sequence TTGTCGCGAACCTGGTATCGACGGCTGCTGCTGTCTTATTTTCCGATTTTTCTGCTGACCGTCACGATCCTGATTTTTACTTCGTTCGTCTTCGTCAACGATATTTCAAGGCAGGAAACGCAAAAAGCCGACCGGGCGGCTTCCCGCTATCTGGTGGACGAGGTGGACCGCGCGGTGCGCGAGACCGAAATGTCGGTGCTGGATACGGTGGAGAGCACGTCGGCGTACAAAGCTTATTTCGGCGGCGCCGAGATCGGCGACACGACGGACGTATATACGATTGCGCGCAGCCTGCGCAATCTGACCGACGGTTCGCCTTATCTCGAATCGGTGTACCTGTACGACCATAGAAACGACAGCGTCCTGACCCAGAGCGGACGGACCGGCACGGACGGATTTTTCGATGCGGCCTGGCTGGCCAGGATCGACTCGGACAAGCTTGCGCCGGGCTGGCAGCCGCTGCGGGAATACAAGCCCGACCTCTCCGCGCGCAATCCGGTGCGGGTGCTGACGATCAACAAAGACATGCCGCTGCCGTTCGGGTCCGAAGGGACGCTGGTCATCAACGTGAAGATGAGCGCGATCGAGCGGCTCGTGGACACCCGGGTGAACGAGAAGCTGTCGTTCCTGAACATTACGGGCCCCGGCGGAGCAGGGATCTATCAGGCGCATTCGGAACCTTCGGGCGAAGGCCGGACGCTCAACGAGCTCAAGCTGGATCGCCTGAACTGGACGTTCCTGAGCGGCATCAAGGCCGGAAGCCTGTTCGGCTGGGTCTCGGTCATCTCTTATCTGTGGGTAGCGATCGCGGTCGGGACGGTGCTGTGCGCGATCGTGTACCTGATCTATATCACGCGCCGCAATTACAAGCCGGTGCAGGTCATCATGAACCGGATCGAAGCGCATCAGATCCGCACGATGGATCAGGGCGAAGCCCGGACCGACGAGCTGAAGATGATCGACGGCGTGCTGGAGAGCCTGATCCATCATACGCAGGATTACGAACAGAAGAGCCGCGAGAACCAGCTGCTTCAGCGCAGCCGGCTGTTCACCGAACTGCTGCGCAGCGAACGCACCGAACAGGCGGTCGAACGCCTGACGGCGCTGTCGCCGCTTGAAGGCGTGTCCGAATCGTCCCGATTCGCCGTCGTCGTGCACGAAATCGAGAAATACGAGAGCGTGTTCCGCGACCGCTATACGCGCGGCGATCAAAATGCGCTCAAGTTCGCGCTGATGAACGTGTTCCAGGAGCTTGTGCGCGGTTCCGGCCTGCGCGCCTGGGCGGAATGGATCGGAGGCGACCGTCTCGCCGTCGTCTTCCTCGTGGAGGAGGAAGGCCCCGAGACGACGGAAGCGCTGCGCAGCCTGGCCGAGAGCTATCAGACGTGGGTGACGAGCCATCTTCGTCTGTCGCTGCGCTGCGGCATCGGCCCGGTCGTGCAGGGACCCGAACAGATCGGGGCTTCGTTCGAAGCCGCGGAATCGGTCATGCGGCACAAGCTGCTCATGAGCGGCGATATCGTGCAAGCCGGCGCGGAAGAATCTTCCCCGCGGCTGCTGGAGACGTACAAATATCTGCAGACGATCGCCGAGCTGGTCAAGCAGTTCCGGATGTCGAACGGGCAGTGGAGAGATCAGCTGGAACGGCTGTTCGAAGAATTCGAGCGCGATTTCGTCCAGGACGAAGCGATCCGCTCGCTGATCCGGGCGCTGCTCCAAATGCTGCGCCGCGAAGTTGCCGTCATGTCCGACGCGCTGCAGGAGGCGCTGTCCGAAGAACAGACGGTGGTGTTCGAACAGCGTCTGCTGGAAGCGGACACGCTGGACGAAGTCGGCGGCCTGCTGTCCGATTATTTGACGGATTTGTTCCGGTTGTACATTTCGGCCAGCGAAACGAAAAGCTACCGCGCGATGGTCAGCGAGATGAAAGCCTATATCGAAGAACATTTTGCCAATCCGGATCTGTCCCTGAAGCATCTGAGCGACCGGTTTCAGGTGTCGGGCAAGTACGCGAGTTATTTGTTCAAAACGGAATTCGGCATGAAATTCGTCGACTTTGTCACGGAGCTGCGCATGAAGGAAGCCGAGCGGCTGCTGCTGGAGTCGGAATGCCCGCTGCAGGATATTGCCCTCAAGGTCGGATACGCCAACGCCATTACGTTCGGCCGCGTGTTCAAGCGGATCTCCGGCATCACGCCGGGCGATTACCGCAGGCAGAAGCGCAATCTGCCGCCGGTCGAGAATTAA
- a CDS encoding ABC transporter permease codes for MTLTKVNQATKSGDFGKRKSYIKRYWQLYALLSLPLIYFLIFRYGPMYGVQIAFKDFNLFQGINGSEWIGLEAFREVFAMNDFYITLRNTFMLNFLDLLVSFPAPIILAIMLYEIRNAWFKKISQTLLYIPHFISWVIIGGIVYQLFGTQSGMVNAILQGIGMDPLPFLTDKNSWLITYLFTGVWQSAGWGTILYLAALTGVNKELFEAADVDGASRMKKIWHITLPSIKPTIVTLLILNLGKMVSIGFDRPYIIGNTAVREYSDVLSTFVYRIGLESGQYTLATVVGLFQAIVGLVFILGSNYISKKVTGDGIM; via the coding sequence TTGACGTTAACCAAAGTGAATCAAGCGACTAAATCGGGCGATTTCGGCAAAAGAAAGTCTTACATCAAACGCTATTGGCAGCTGTACGCGCTTCTCTCGCTGCCGCTGATCTACTTCCTCATTTTCCGCTATGGTCCAATGTACGGTGTGCAGATTGCGTTCAAAGATTTTAACTTATTCCAGGGGATCAACGGAAGTGAATGGATCGGCCTGGAAGCGTTCCGCGAAGTATTCGCCATGAACGATTTCTACATTACGCTGCGCAACACGTTTATGCTCAATTTTCTTGATCTGCTCGTCTCGTTCCCGGCGCCGATCATTCTGGCGATCATGCTGTACGAGATCCGGAACGCCTGGTTCAAAAAAATCTCGCAGACCCTCCTGTATATCCCGCATTTTATCTCGTGGGTCATTATCGGCGGGATCGTGTATCAGCTGTTCGGCACCCAGTCGGGCATGGTGAACGCGATACTTCAGGGCATCGGCATGGATCCGCTTCCTTTCCTGACGGACAAAAATTCGTGGCTGATCACGTATCTGTTCACGGGCGTCTGGCAAAGCGCGGGTTGGGGCACGATTCTGTATCTGGCTGCGCTGACCGGCGTCAACAAGGAGCTGTTCGAAGCTGCGGACGTCGACGGGGCGTCGCGGATGAAGAAAATTTGGCATATCACGCTGCCGAGCATCAAGCCGACCATCGTCACGCTGCTGATTCTGAATCTCGGCAAAATGGTCAGCATCGGCTTTGACCGTCCGTACATTATCGGCAACACGGCCGTGCGCGAATATTCGGACGTGCTGAGCACGTTCGTCTACCGCATCGGCCTCGAATCGGGACAGTACACGCTCGCGACCGTCGTCGGTCTGTTCCAGGCTATAGTCGGGCTCGTGTTCATCCTGGGTTCCAATTACATTTCCAAAAAAGTGACCGGAGACGGCATCATGTAA
- a CDS encoding Gfo/Idh/MocA family oxidoreductase: MGKKTYVLVGTGGRAEFFYGAIASRFRETAELLAFCDINRVRMDYANKRLRETYDYPEVDTYPSERFEDMIAQKKPDCVIVTSVDRTHHRYIVRALELGCDVITEKPMTTDAEKCQEILDAVSRTGRKVRVSFNYRYAPHHTKIRELIENGTIGDVTSIHFEWLLNTRHGADYFRRWHRDKRNGGGLLVHKSTHHFDLVNFWIGSQPDTVFAMGDLLFYGRENAENRGVTKFYDRATGHPNAEGDPFALTLDDNEQLKGMYLDAESEDGYRRDQSVFGDGISIEDTMSVMVRYKNRALLTYSLNAYLPWEGYRIAFNGTKGRIEANVVEQSYVNAGGDKALEGALQGANILVFPMFGEPYKADFEEGEGGHGGGDPVLLNDLFGEPVEDRFRRAADHVDGARSILTGIAANLSMAQGRAVKVDELVRFS, from the coding sequence ATGGGCAAAAAAACGTACGTCCTGGTCGGCACCGGCGGCCGGGCGGAATTTTTCTACGGAGCGATCGCGAGCCGGTTTCGGGAGACGGCGGAACTGCTCGCTTTTTGCGATATTAACCGGGTGCGGATGGACTATGCGAACAAGCGGCTGCGGGAAACCTACGACTACCCCGAAGTGGACACGTACCCGAGCGAACGGTTCGAAGACATGATCGCGCAAAAGAAACCGGACTGCGTGATCGTGACCAGCGTCGACCGCACGCATCACCGGTATATCGTGCGCGCGCTGGAACTCGGCTGCGACGTCATTACGGAGAAGCCGATGACGACCGACGCGGAGAAATGCCAGGAGATTCTGGACGCCGTCTCGCGCACCGGGCGCAAAGTGCGGGTGAGCTTCAACTATCGGTACGCGCCGCATCATACGAAAATTCGCGAGCTGATCGAAAACGGCACGATCGGCGACGTGACGTCGATCCATTTCGAATGGCTGCTCAACACGCGGCACGGCGCCGATTATTTCCGCAGATGGCATCGGGACAAGCGCAACGGCGGCGGCCTGCTCGTGCACAAATCGACGCACCATTTCGATCTCGTCAATTTCTGGATCGGTTCGCAGCCGGATACGGTGTTCGCGATGGGCGACCTGCTGTTCTACGGCCGGGAAAACGCGGAGAACCGCGGCGTGACCAAATTTTACGACCGGGCGACGGGGCATCCGAACGCCGAAGGCGATCCTTTTGCGCTCACGCTCGATGATAACGAACAGCTCAAAGGCATGTACCTCGACGCCGAAAGCGAAGACGGCTACCGCCGCGACCAGAGCGTGTTCGGCGACGGTATCTCGATCGAAGACACGATGAGCGTCATGGTCCGGTACAAAAACCGGGCGCTGCTGACGTATTCGCTGAACGCCTATCTGCCGTGGGAAGGCTACCGCATCGCGTTCAACGGGACGAAGGGACGGATCGAAGCGAACGTCGTCGAGCAGTCGTACGTCAACGCGGGCGGCGACAAAGCGCTTGAAGGCGCGCTGCAGGGCGCGAATATTCTCGTCTTCCCGATGTTCGGCGAACCTTACAAGGCAGACTTCGAAGAAGGCGAAGGCGGCCACGGCGGCGGCGATCCGGTGCTGCTGAACGATCTGTTCGGCGAACCGGTCGAAGACCGCTTCCGCCGGGCCGCCGACCACGTGGACGGCGCGCGCTCGATTCTCACCGGCATCGCCGCCAATCTGTCCATGGCGCAGGGGCGGGCGGTGAAGGTGGACGAGCTGGTGCGCTTTTCCTAG